The following are from one region of the Anabas testudineus chromosome 2, fAnaTes1.2, whole genome shotgun sequence genome:
- the LOC113163520 gene encoding NLR family CARD domain-containing protein 3-like isoform X4: MSDLAKERRPDCRNKPGPSRTKNRKRTHVAVKDQRSTCTLCQGTLKDPVSNRCGHRFCRQCITSCWDQSGSLGDSCPQCGKKSRTGSETDVGLQEVLDEHKISLRRKFEFVTEESDETGSGTLLNRIYTDLYITEGQSEEVNTQHEVMQLETIYKNKNLHHTAIKVHEIFKALPDQQRRIRVVVTIGVAGIGKTFSVQKFALDWAQGLQNQDVSLLVLLSFRELNLIKDDEYSLLTLLHVFHPTLQKLTAEQLAVCKPLFIFDGLDESRLSLDFNNREVVSDVTQESSVNVLLTNLIKGNLLPSALVWITSRPAAPSQIPPTCVYRVTEVRGFTDVQKEEYFRRRFSDEELSSRIISHIKTSRNLEVMCQIPVFCWIIATVLEHMLTTEQRGELPKTLTDLYSHFLLVQTKRKKNKDDEGPETSPQELIEADREVLLKLGRLAFEHLEKGNIMFYQEDLEQCGLDVTEALVYSGVCTEIFKIESVIFQKTVYRFVHLSIQEFLAAVYMFHCYTDGNTEVLKTFLIDCSHSESQPMSWDVFLSSVLEKAVQSRNGHLDLFIRFLYGLSLESNQRLLEILLCQTIKNPKSIHNIINNMKEINSRDISPDRSINIFHCLMEINDHSVHQEIQEFLKSKNRSEKYLSVIHCSALAYMLQMSEEVLEELDLEKYKTSKEGQLRLIPAVRNCRKARLSGCDFKESHCEIVASALDSNPSHLKQLDLSHSQLHSDSRVKLLFAGLKSRNCRLRILRLMACNLPESSCALLVTALKTNPFTLRELDLSINDLGDSGAKALFDFLASPTSKLDTLRLNYCSLTTVSCDNLTSALKSNPVYLRVLDLIGNDLEDSGVKQLTKLVETPHYGLETVRIEDWEIKASRYKTSR; this comes from the exons ATGAGTGATTTGGCGAAAGAACGTCGTCCTGACTGCAGAAATAAGCCTGGACCATCAAGGACAAA aaacaggaaaaggacTCATGTTGCTGTAAAGGACCAGCGGTCTACCTGTACTTTGTGTCAGGGCACCCTAAAAGATCCAGTCTCTAATAGATGTGGACACCggttctgcagacagtgcatCACCTCATGCTGGGACCAGTCTGGTTCACTGGGAGACTCCTGTCcccagtgtggaaaaaaatccAGAACAGGATCTGAAA CAGATGTTGGTCTGCAGGAGGTTTTAGATGAACATAAGATCAGTCTGAGGAGGAAATTTGAATTTGTGACTGAAGAaagtgatgaaacaggaagtggaaccctcctcaacaggatctacactgatctctacatcacagagggacagagtgaagaggtcAATACCCAACATGAGGTGATGCAGCTGGAGACAATTTACAAGAATAAGAACCTCCATCACACTGCAATCAAAGTCCACGAAATATTTAAAGCCTTACCTGACCAACAGAGACGCATCCGAGTTGTTGTGACAATTGGCGTAGCTGGCAttggaaaaaccttctcagtgcagaagttcGCTCTGGACTGGGCACAGGGCTTGCAAAACCAAgatgtcagtctgctggttctgctttcattcagggagCTGAACCTGATCAAAGATGATGAATACAGTCTTCTcaccctgctccatgttttccatccaacattacagaagctcacagcagagcagctggctgtctgtaaacctttgttcatctttgacggcctggatgaaagcagactttcactggatttcaacaacagggaggttgtgtctgatgtcacacaggagtcatcagtcaacgtgctgctgacaaacctcatcaaggggaatctgcttccctcagctctggtcTGGATAACTTCCCGACCTGCAGCACCAAGTCAGATCCCTCCTACATGTGTTTACAGGGTAACAGAAGTACGAGGCTTCACTGAcgtccagaaggaggagtacttcaggaggagattcagtgatgaagagctgtccaGCAGAATCATCTCACATATTAAGACATCCAGGAACCTCGAAGTCATGTGTCAaatcccagtcttctgctggatcattgctacagttctggagcacatgttgactacagagcagagaggagagctgcccaagaccctgactgacctgtactcacacttcctgctggttcagacaaagaggaagaagaacaaagatGATGAGGGACCTGAGACGAGTCCACAGGAGCTGAtagaggctgacagagaagttctcctgaagctggggag GCTGGcgtttgaacatctggagaaaggaaacatcatgttctaccaagaagacctggagcagtgtggtCTTGATGTCACAGAGGCCTTGGTGTACTcaggagtttgtacagagatcTTCAAAATAGAGAGTGTGATCTTCCAGAAAACAGTCTACCgctttgttcatctgagcattcaggagtttctggctgcagtctacatgttccactgttacaCTGACGGGAACACAGAAGTACTAAAGACTTTCCTTATAGACTGTTCACATAGTGAGTCACAACCAATGTCTTGGGATGTCTTTTTAAGTAGCGTTCTGGAGAAAGCGGTTCAAAGTAGAAACGGTCATCTGGACCTGTTCATTCGCTTTCTTTATGGTCTGTCTTTAGAGTCCAACCAGAGACTCTTAGAAATTCTGCTGTGTCAGACAATAAAAAACCCAAAAAGTATCCACAATATAATCAACAACATGAAGGAAATAAACAGTCGTGACATCTCtcctgacagaagcatcaacatctttCATTGTCTGATGGAGATAAACGACCACTCAGTTCATCAGGAGATCCAAGAGTTCCTGAAGTCAAAAAACAGATCAGAGAAGTACCTCTCTGTAATCCACTGTTCAGCTCTGgcctacatgctgcagatgtcagaaGAGGTTCTGGAGGAGTTGGACCTTGAGAAATACAAAACATCTAAAGAGGGACAGCTGAGATTGATTCCAGCTGTGAGGAACTGCAGAAAGGCTCG ACTCTCTGGCTGTGATTTCAAAGAGTCTCACTGTGAAATTGTGGCCTCAGCTCTGGACTCCAACCCTTCCCATTTGAAACAGCTGGACCTGAGTCACAGTCAGCTACACAGTGACTCAAGGGTGAAGCTGCTCTTTGCTGGACTGAAGAGTCGAAACTGTAGACTGAGGATTTTAAG GTTGATGGCTTGCAATTTGCCAGAAAGTAGTTGTGCTTTACTGGTGACTGCTCTGAAAACAAACCCGTTCACTCTGAGAGAACTAGACCTGAGTATCAACGACCTGGGAGACTCAGGCGCAAAGGCGTTGTTTGATTTTCTGGCATCTCCAACCAGTAAACTGGACACTCTGAg aCTAAATTACTGCTCTTTGACAACGGTCAGCTGTGATAATCTGACCTctgctctgaagtccaaccccgTCTATCTCAGAGTATTGGACTTAATTGGAAACGACCTTGaagattcaggagtgaagcagCTGACTAAGCTGGTGGAGACTCCACACTATGGACTGGAAACCGTGAG AATAGAGGACTGGGAGATCAAAGCTTCCAGATACAAGAC TTCCAGGTAA
- the LOC113163520 gene encoding NLR family CARD domain-containing protein 3-like isoform X3 → MSDLAKERRPDCRNKPGPSRTKNRKRTHVAVKDQRSTCTLCQGTLKDPVSNRCGHRFCRQCITSCWDQSGSLGDSCPQCGKKSRTGSETDVGLQEVLDEHKISLRRKFEFVTEESDETGSGTLLNRIYTDLYITEGQSEEVNTQHEVMQLETIYKNKNLHHTAIKVHEIFKALPDQQRRIRVVVTIGVAGIGKTFSVQKFALDWAQGLQNQDVSLLVLLSFRELNLIKDDEYSLLTLLHVFHPTLQKLTAEQLAVCKPLFIFDGLDESRLSLDFNNREVVSDVTQESSVNVLLTNLIKGNLLPSALVWITSRPAAPSQIPPTCVYRVTEVRGFTDVQKEEYFRRRFSDEELSSRIISHIKTSRNLEVMCQIPVFCWIIATVLEHMLTTEQRGELPKTLTDLYSHFLLVQTKRKKNKDDEGPETSPQELIEADREVLLKLGRLAFEHLEKGNIMFYQEDLEQCGLDVTEALVYSGVCTEIFKIESVIFQKTVYRFVHLSIQEFLAAVYMFHCYTDGNTEVLKTFLIDCSHSESQPMSWDVFLSSVLEKAVQSRNGHLDLFIRFLYGLSLESNQRLLEILLCQTIKNPKSIHNIINNMKEINSRDISPDRSINIFHCLMEINDHSVHQEIQEFLKSKNRSEKYLSVIHCSALAYMLQMSEEVLEELDLEKYKTSKEGQLRLIPAVRNCRKARLSGCDFKESHCEIVASALDSNPSHLKQLDLSHSQLHSDSRVKLLFAGLKSRNCRLRILRLMACNLPESSCALLVTALKTNPFTLRELDLSINDLGDSGAKALFDFLASPTSKLDTLRLNYCSLTTVSCDNLTSALKSNPVYLRVLDLIGNDLEDSGVKQLTKLVETPHYGLETVRIEDWEIKASRYKTSR, encoded by the exons ATGAGTGATTTGGCGAAAGAACGTCGTCCTGACTGCAGAAATAAGCCTGGACCATCAAGGACAAA aaacaggaaaaggacTCATGTTGCTGTAAAGGACCAGCGGTCTACCTGTACTTTGTGTCAGGGCACCCTAAAAGATCCAGTCTCTAATAGATGTGGACACCggttctgcagacagtgcatCACCTCATGCTGGGACCAGTCTGGTTCACTGGGAGACTCCTGTCcccagtgtggaaaaaaatccAGAACAGGATCTGAAA CAGATGTTGGTCTGCAGGAGGTTTTAGATGAACATAAGATCAGTCTGAGGAGGAAATTTGAATTTGTGACTGAAGAaagtgatgaaacaggaagtggaaccctcctcaacaggatctacactgatctctacatcacagagggacagagtgaagaggtcAATACCCAACATGAGGTGATGCAGCTGGAGACAATTTACAAGAATAAGAACCTCCATCACACTGCAATCAAAGTCCACGAAATATTTAAAGCCTTACCTGACCAACAGAGACGCATCCGAGTTGTTGTGACAATTGGCGTAGCTGGCAttggaaaaaccttctcagtgcagaagttcGCTCTGGACTGGGCACAGGGCTTGCAAAACCAAgatgtcagtctgctggttctgctttcattcagggagCTGAACCTGATCAAAGATGATGAATACAGTCTTCTcaccctgctccatgttttccatccaacattacagaagctcacagcagagcagctggctgtctgtaaacctttgttcatctttgacggcctggatgaaagcagactttcactggatttcaacaacagggaggttgtgtctgatgtcacacaggagtcatcagtcaacgtgctgctgacaaacctcatcaaggggaatctgcttccctcagctctggtcTGGATAACTTCCCGACCTGCAGCACCAAGTCAGATCCCTCCTACATGTGTTTACAGGGTAACAGAAGTACGAGGCTTCACTGAcgtccagaaggaggagtacttcaggaggagattcagtgatgaagagctgtccaGCAGAATCATCTCACATATTAAGACATCCAGGAACCTCGAAGTCATGTGTCAaatcccagtcttctgctggatcattgctacagttctggagcacatgttgactacagagcagagaggagagctgcccaagaccctgactgacctgtactcacacttcctgctggttcagacaaagaggaagaagaacaaagatGATGAGGGACCTGAGACGAGTCCACAGGAGCTGAtagaggctgacagagaagttctcctgaagctggggaggctggcgtttgaacatctggagaaag gaaacatcatgttctaccaagaagacctggagcagtgtggtCTTGATGTCACAGAGGCCTTGGTGTACTcaggagtttgtacagagatcTTCAAAATAGAGAGTGTGATCTTCCAGAAAACAGTCTACCgctttgttcatctgagcattcaggagtttctggctgcagtctacatgttccactgttacaCTGACGGGAACACAGAAGTACTAAAGACTTTCCTTATAGACTGTTCACATAGTGAGTCACAACCAATGTCTTGGGATGTCTTTTTAAGTAGCGTTCTGGAGAAAGCGGTTCAAAGTAGAAACGGTCATCTGGACCTGTTCATTCGCTTTCTTTATGGTCTGTCTTTAGAGTCCAACCAGAGACTCTTAGAAATTCTGCTGTGTCAGACAATAAAAAACCCAAAAAGTATCCACAATATAATCAACAACATGAAGGAAATAAACAGTCGTGACATCTCtcctgacagaagcatcaacatctttCATTGTCTGATGGAGATAAACGACCACTCAGTTCATCAGGAGATCCAAGAGTTCCTGAAGTCAAAAAACAGATCAGAGAAGTACCTCTCTGTAATCCACTGTTCAGCTCTGgcctacatgctgcagatgtcagaaGAGGTTCTGGAGGAGTTGGACCTTGAGAAATACAAAACATCTAAAGAGGGACAGCTGAGATTGATTCCAGCTGTGAGGAACTGCAGAAAGGCTCG ACTCTCTGGCTGTGATTTCAAAGAGTCTCACTGTGAAATTGTGGCCTCAGCTCTGGACTCCAACCCTTCCCATTTGAAACAGCTGGACCTGAGTCACAGTCAGCTACACAGTGACTCAAGGGTGAAGCTGCTCTTTGCTGGACTGAAGAGTCGAAACTGTAGACTGAGGATTTTAAG GTTGATGGCTTGCAATTTGCCAGAAAGTAGTTGTGCTTTACTGGTGACTGCTCTGAAAACAAACCCGTTCACTCTGAGAGAACTAGACCTGAGTATCAACGACCTGGGAGACTCAGGCGCAAAGGCGTTGTTTGATTTTCTGGCATCTCCAACCAGTAAACTGGACACTCTGAg aCTAAATTACTGCTCTTTGACAACGGTCAGCTGTGATAATCTGACCTctgctctgaagtccaaccccgTCTATCTCAGAGTATTGGACTTAATTGGAAACGACCTTGaagattcaggagtgaagcagCTGACTAAGCTGGTGGAGACTCCACACTATGGACTGGAAACCGTGAG AATAGAGGACTGGGAGATCAAAGCTTCCAGATACAAGAC TTCCAGGTAA
- the LOC113163520 gene encoding uncharacterized protein LOC113163520 isoform X1 has protein sequence MSDLAKERRPDCRNKPGPSRTKNRKRTHVAVKDQRSTCTLCQGTLKDPVSNRCGHRFCRQCITSCWDQSGSLGDSCPQCGKKSRTGSETDVGLQEVLDEHKISLRRKFEFVTEESDETGSGTLLNRIYTDLYITEGQSEEVNTQHEVMQLETIYKNKNLHHTAIKVHEIFKALPDQQRRIRVVVTIGVAGIGKTFSVQKFALDWAQGLQNQDVSLLVLLSFRELNLIKDDEYSLLTLLHVFHPTLQKLTAEQLAVCKPLFIFDGLDESRLSLDFNNREVVSDVTQESSVNVLLTNLIKGNLLPSALVWITSRPAAPSQIPPTCVYRVTEVRGFTDVQKEEYFRRRFSDEELSSRIISHIKTSRNLEVMCQIPVFCWIIATVLEHMLTTEQRGELPKTLTDLYSHFLLVQTKRKKNKDDEGPETSPQELIEADREVLLKLGRLAFEHLEKGNIMFYQEDLKRLGLSVTEALGNSGLCTEIFKRESVILQKTVYCFVHLSIQEFLAAIYIFHCYTNKKTTALKNFLKVYKHSCSYPRSFFRNMGKYFGKYFDCDTSLDVFLMKAMRKSLSSKNGHLDLFVRFLHGLALESNQRALRCLLGETEDISQIAHRVMSNLKELTNMVPGNSYLRATTSADISPDRCINIFHCLSEMNNHSVHQEIQEFLKSENRSEKYLSEIHCSALAYMLQVSEEVLDELDLKNYNTSDEGRLRLIPAVRNCRKARISRCELEVSHCDILASALQLDPSHLRELDLSHSQLYSVSTMRHLFAGLESPNCRLETLRLRHCCLSGISCSLLTSNIKYNPSHLRKLDLSNNNLEDSGAKALCIYLAMPRCRLETLRLSHCNLSTISCTYLASALKSNPSHLRELDLTGNVLRDSGVRLLSNFVKSSHFRLETLSNRTRSPVSVEKQLSCCALCQDVSKDLISTSCGHRFCRKCITSYWDQSGSSGDSSCPQCAGKSKTRTGLHTDSQTSTVQTGSELQEILDEHKISLRIRCECDTEGNESQLRIYTKPFVIDGQSEEINIEHEVMQLETVNRKTHYGTPIMCQHIFKGISEQQTHIRVVLTNGVAGVGKTFSVQKFTLDWAQGLENQDVSFLVLLPFRELNLIKDEQYSLLTLLRVFHPTLQKVTAEQLAVRKLLFIFDGLDESRLSLDFNNREVVSDVTQESSVNVLLTNLIKGNLLPSALVWITSRPAAASQIPPTCVDRVTEVRGFTDVQKEEYFRRRFSDEELSSRIISHIKTSRSLHIMCHIPVFCWITATVLEHMLTTEQRGELPKTLTDLYSHFLLVQTKRKKNKYDEGHETSPQELTEADREVLLKLGRLAFEHLEKGNIMFYQEDLEQCGLDVTEALVYSGVCTEIFKRESVIFQKTVYCFVHLSIQEFLAAVYMFHCYANKKTAGLKAFLGKSSCDLSLDDFLSRSLDKSLQSKNGHLDLFVRFLHGLSLESNQRILGGLLGHTENSQTVIPRIINNLKKINIDDISPDRSINIFHCLMEMNDISVHQEIQEFLKSENRSEKKLSLIHCSALAYMLQMSEEVLDELDLKKYNTSVEGRHRLIPAVRNCRKARLHGCGLSATHCQVVASALISNPSHLRELDLSGNYNLQDSAVKHLSVGLKSPSCKLETLRSGYVTCHLMSLNN, from the exons ATGAGTGATTTGGCGAAAGAACGTCGTCCTGACTGCAGAAATAAGCCTGGACCATCAAGGACAAA aaacaggaaaaggacTCATGTTGCTGTAAAGGACCAGCGGTCTACCTGTACTTTGTGTCAGGGCACCCTAAAAGATCCAGTCTCTAATAGATGTGGACACCggttctgcagacagtgcatCACCTCATGCTGGGACCAGTCTGGTTCACTGGGAGACTCCTGTCcccagtgtggaaaaaaatccAGAACAGGATCTGAAA CAGATGTTGGTCTGCAGGAGGTTTTAGATGAACATAAGATCAGTCTGAGGAGGAAATTTGAATTTGTGACTGAAGAaagtgatgaaacaggaagtggaaccctcctcaacaggatctacactgatctctacatcacagagggacagagtgaagaggtcAATACCCAACATGAGGTGATGCAGCTGGAGACAATTTACAAGAATAAGAACCTCCATCACACTGCAATCAAAGTCCACGAAATATTTAAAGCCTTACCTGACCAACAGAGACGCATCCGAGTTGTTGTGACAATTGGCGTAGCTGGCAttggaaaaaccttctcagtgcagaagttcGCTCTGGACTGGGCACAGGGCTTGCAAAACCAAgatgtcagtctgctggttctgctttcattcagggagCTGAACCTGATCAAAGATGATGAATACAGTCTTCTcaccctgctccatgttttccatccaacattacagaagctcacagcagagcagctggctgtctgtaaacctttgttcatctttgacggcctggatgaaagcagactttcactggatttcaacaacagggaggttgtgtctgatgtcacacaggagtcatcagtcaacgtgctgctgacaaacctcatcaaggggaatctgcttccctcagctctggtcTGGATAACTTCCCGACCTGCAGCACCAAGTCAGATCCCTCCTACATGTGTTTACAGGGTAACAGAAGTACGAGGCTTCACTGAcgtccagaaggaggagtacttcaggaggagattcagtgatgaagagctgtccaGCAGAATCATCTCACATATTAAGACATCCAGGAACCTCGAAGTCATGTGTCAaatcccagtcttctgctggatcattgctacagttctggagcacatgttgactacagagcagagaggagagctgcccaagaccctgactgacctgtactcacacttcctgctggttcagacaaagaggaagaagaacaaagatGATGAGGGACCTGAGACGAGTCCACAGGAGCTGAtagaggctgacagagaagttctcctgaagctggggaggctggcgtttgaacatctggagaaaggaaacatcatgttctacCAAGAAGACCTGAAAAGGCTCGGTCTTAGTGTCACAGAGGCCTTGGGGAATTCAGGACTGTGTACAGAGATcttcaaaagagagagtgtgatcctacagaaaacagtctactgctttgttcatctgagcattcaggagtttctggccGCAATCTACATTTTCCACTGTTACACTAACAAGAAGACAACGGCACTGAAGAATTTTCTTAAAGTCTATAAACACAGTTGCTCATACCCAAGGTCTTTTTTCAGGAATATGGGTAagtattttggaaaatattttgaCTGTGATACATCTTTGGATGTCTTCCTAATGAAGGCCATGAGAAAATCCCTCAGTAGTAAAAATGGTCACCTGGACCTGTTTGTTCGATTTCTTCATGGCCTCGCTCTGGAATCCAATCAGAGAGCCTTAAGATGCCTGCTGGGTGAGACAGAGGATATTTCTCAAATCGCCCACAGAGTCATGAGCAATCTTAAGGAACTGACAAACATGGTCCCTGGAAACAGCTATCTTAGAGCAACGACCAGTGCTGATATTTCTCCAGACAGATGCATCAACATCTTTCACTGTCTGTCGGAGATGAACAACCACTCAGTTCATCAGGAGATCCAAGAGTTCCTGAAGTCGGAGAACAGATCAGAGAAGTACCTCTCTGAGATCCACTGCTCAGCTCTGGCCTACATGCTGCAGGTGTCTGAGGAGGTTCTAGATGAGTTGGACCTGAAGAACTACAACACATCAGATGAGGGACGACTGAGACTGATCCCAGCTGTGAGGAACTGCAGAAAGGCTCG AATTTCTCGCTGTGAACTCGAAGTAAGTCACTGTGACATTCTGGCCTCAGCGCTGCAGTTGGACCCCTCTCATTTGAGAGAGCTGGACCTAAGTCACAGCCAGCTGTACAGTGTCTCAACAATGAGGCATCTCTTTGCCGGACTGGAGAGCccaaactgtagactggagactctgag ATTAAGACACTGCTGTTTGTCAGGAATCAGCTGTTCTTTACTGACCTCAAATATTAAGTACAACCCCAGCCATCTGAGAAAACTGGATCTGAGCAACAACAATCTGGAGGATTCAGGAGCAAAGGCGTTGTGTATTTATTTGGCAATGCCACGCTGTAGACTGGAAACTCTGAG attaagtCACTGCAATTTGTCAACGATAAGCTGTACTTATCTGGCTTCAGCTCTGAAATCCAACCCAtcccatctgagagaactggacctcaCTGGAAACGTCCTGCGGGATTCAGGAGTGAGGCTGTTGTCTAATTTTGTGAAGAGTTCACACTTTAGACTGGAGACTCTAAG caacagGACGAGGAGTCCGGTTTCTGTGGAGAAGCAACTGTCCTGCTGTGCTTTGTGTCAGGACGTCTCAAAGGATTTGATATCTACTAGCTGTGGACACCGGTTCTGCAGAAAGTGCATCACTTCATATTGGGACCAGTCTGGTTCATCAGGAGACTCCTCCTGTCCCCAGTGTGCAGGAAAATCCAAAACAAGAACTGGACTGCATACAGACAGTCAGACCAGCACAGTACAAA CAGGCAGTGAACTTCAAGAGatattagatgaacataagATCAGTCTGAGGATTAGATGTGAATGTGACACTGAAGGAAATGAAAGTCAATTAAGGATCTACACTAAACCCTTTGTCATAGACGGACAGAGTGAAGAGATTAATATAGAACATGAAGTGATGCAGCTTGAGACAGTTAACAGGAAGACTCACTATGGAACTCCAATCATGTGCCAACATATCTTTAAGGGTATATCtgaacaacagacacacatcagagtGGTTCTGACGAACGGTGTCGCTGGTGTTGGAAAAACTttctcagtgcagaagttcactctggactgggcacAGGGCTtggaaaaccaagatgtcaGTTTCTTAGTACTGCTTCCATTTAGGGAGCTGAATctgatcaaagatgagcagtacagtcttctcaccctgctccgtgttttccatccaacattacagaaggtcacagcagagcagctggctgtCCGTAAActtttgttcatctttgacggcctggatgaaagcagactttcactggatttcaacaacagggaggttgtgtctgatgtcacacaggagtcatcagtcaacgtgctgctcacaaacctcatcaaggggaatttgcttccctcagctctggtctggataacttcccgacctgcagcagccagtCAGATCCCTCCTACATGTGTTGACAGGGTAACAGAAGTACGAGGCTTCACTGAcgtccagaaggaggagtacttcaggaggagattcagtgatgaagagctgtccaGCAGAATCATCTCACAC atcaagacatccaggagcctccacatcatgtgtcacatcccagtcttctgctggatcactgctacagttctggagcacatgttgactacagagcagagaggagagctgcccaagaccctgactgacctgtactcacacttcctgctggtgcagacaaagaggaagaagaacaagtacGATGAAGGACATGAGACGAGTccacaggagctgacagaggctgacagagaagttctcctgaagctggggaggctggcgtttgaacatctggagaaaggaaacatcatgttctaccaagaagacctggagcagtgtggtcttgatgtgacagaggccttggtgtactcaggagtttgtacagagatcttcaaaagagagagtgtgatcttccagaaaacagtctactgctttgttcatctgagcattcaggagtttctggctgcagtctacatgttccactgttacGCCAACAAGAAGACAGCGGGCCTGAAGGCTTTTCTGGGAAAAAGCTCCTGTGACTTGTCCCTGGATGACTTCTTGAGTAGATCTTTAGACAAATCCCTCCAAAGTAAAAATGGTCACCTGGACCTGTTTGTTCGCTTCCTTCATGGCCTTTCTCTGGAGTCAAACCAGAGAATCTTGGGAGGTCTGCTGGGTCACACAGAGAACAGTCAAACAGTTATCCCGAGAATAATCAACaacctgaaaaaaataaacattgatGATATCTCCcctgacagaagcatcaacatcttccactgtctgatggAGATGAATGACATTTCAGTTCATCAGGAGATCCAAGAATTCctgaagtcagagaacagatcagagaAGAAACTCTCCTTGATCCACTGTTCAGCTCTGgcctacatgctgcagatgtcagaggaGGTTCTGGATGAGTTGGACCTTAAGAAGTACAACACATCAGTAGAGGGACGACATAGATTGATCCCAGCTGTGAGGAACTGCAGAAAGGCTCG ACTTCATGGCTGTGGACTGTCAGCGACTCATTGTCAAGTCGTGGCTTCAGCTCTGATATCCAACCCTTcacatctgagagagctggaccttAGTGGAAACTACAACCTGCAAGATTCTGCAGTAAAGCACCTGTCTGTTGGACTGAAGAGTCCCAGCTGTAAACTAGAAACTCTGAGGTCAGGATATGTCACTTGTCACTTAATGTCCCTTAATAATTAA